The genome window aggattgggAATTTAAAGTCACCTGGATTAAGTAGCacgttccaggccagtcagggctgtgtagtgagaccctgtctttttttttttttttttttttttttttggtttttcgagacagggtttctctgtgtatccctggctgtcctggatctctctctgcagcccaggctggcctccaactcacagagatccacctggctctgcctcccgagtgctgggattaaaggcgcgtgccaccgctgcccagcggAGACCTGTCTTAAAAGGCAACCCCCCCACACATGGTTTTGAATGGTTACTATTggtccctccacccaccccacccccacttttctctctctttcagtgtTGAGAATGgaaccaggcaagtgctctaactcTGAGCTACGGCCTCTGCCTTGTCAACCTTTTATTCTGTgacaggtgggccttgaactctgtaGCCTGTGCAGGCCTGAAACCTGCAATCCGCCTGTCTCAGCTTCTCTGGTAGCTGGGATGGCAGGCCTGTGTCATGAGGCCTGGCTGGCTTGAACTTGTAACTACCAAAAGACATTGTGCCCTGGCCCTGTGATGGTACTGTGCACTGTGAAGACCACCAAGCCCCGTGGCGTGCGGCAGAGGATTCTGTTCTTGACagatggggagactgaggcacagtGAGGTTAAAGTCTAGAGTTGCATGAGTGATGAGGGGTGGGTCTCTTGGGTGATGTACACCCGAGTGAGACAGAGCTCCTATGAAGGGGGCTGGGCGGTGGGGACACTGGGGACCCTGTACCTCTTCTTTGGAGAATCTCTCTGCTTGTGTGGTCAGCATCTCCCGGACACTgtaggagaggagagagcaggtGATGGTGACATATGTCGGGGGTGGGAAGGGGGGACCCGTCTCCCTCAGAAGCCACTCACTAGTCAGCCTTCAGCGACCCTTTGCCTTCAGGGTCAAACACCTTGAATGCGTTGAGAATGGTCTCCTCAGGGTCAGCCCCTGCAAGAGAAGGTGGGCTCACCCATCTGTCGGGACTGGAACCACTGGGGCCGCAGCAAGCAGACCCAGGTCCCCCTGAGCCAGAGGAGCCAGGGCAAGGGCACTTCCCTCAGGGAGATCTGGGTTTGCAAGAGGGCTGGGGACTTAGTTGGCTTGCTGTTCTGGAGCacacacatggcaactcacaacttcctgtaactccacctcttCTGTCCCTCATGGGCACTGCACGCATGTGCTGTGCACGCTCATATATACGTAAATAAAAATGATCCTTAAAGAAGGCTGAGATGACAGCAGGAAGTCAAATCCAAGAGAGGCTTCGAGAATAAGACTGAGCACTGTGACTCTTGGACTTTGTGGGCTGCGGGGAGCGCCAAGCAAGTTGGCTTTCTGTCTCTGAACCCACCATGTCCTGAGGGGTAAGAGCAGAGCCAGACAGTCAGGTGCTACCAAAAATGTCAGTAATTGAAGTGGATCAGCCCAAGACTGCAAAGAGGACTTGGAAATAGCCCCTTGCTGGAGCCCTGTCCCCTGCTAGAGGGGTGACCCTAGCTAGGGGAACACCTCCTGCCccctctgcacacacacccctccccccctcttCCCTGCTCCCCTGCCTTGCGCCGGAGCAGCGCCCCCTACTGGAACAGCCCCACCACCAGCTGAAGCAGCAGCCCTGGTTTTTacgctatttttctttttattatttatcttgtcttttgcttgcatttatgtctgtgcactcCATGCGTGTCTGGTGCCCAGAGAcagcattgggtcccctggaactggagttacacatggttgtgagccaccatgaggttgctgggaattgaactcaggacctctggaagagcagccagtgctcttaaccatctgagccatctctccagcccttccacaGCTACTTTTCAATGGGTCCTTCTTCACTTGTGAGCTGCCCACCTTTTGCCCATGCAGTCTCTTCTAGAGCTTATTTCATGCCCagaggtgaacacacacacacacacacacacacacacacatgcacacactcatgctcacacacatgagcTCACCTTTAAGTTTCTCCCCAAACATTGTGAGGAACACAGTGAAGTTAATTGGACCTGGAGCCTCCTTGATCATTTCATCAATCTCTTCATTTTTCACATTCACACGTCCTAGTGGGAGACACCGGAGCTCAGAGCTGGGAGGGGACAGTGGCTGCCCTTGTGATCCAGCTTCCAGGAAGCTGGGTTGGGAACCATCAGggacagaggggtgtgtgtgtgtgtgtgtgtgtgtgtgtgtgtgtgtatgtgtgtgtgtgtgagagagagagagagagagagagagagagagagagagagagagaggagagacagagacagagagacagacagagagaagggaggcagacagacagacctagGGCAGATGTTCTCAGCAGTGTTCTCTAGCAGCTAGCCAGCATCTGACGTGAGGTGGGATGGCTAAAACAGTGTCCTCAAGGCTGGGGACATGGTtcccccagcaccacatcaaccaggtgtggtggcgaatgcctgtaatctaagcactagggagaaccagaagttcaaggtctcctagggctacatagtgaggttgaggctagcctgggctacacaagacctgggctcattaaatgaataaataatgtctTCAGGCCTGAAACCTTTAACATTCGTAAGAAATGCCCGTAAGTTAAGGTGTGTTCTGAGATGCGGGTAGAGGGCTGTGTCCCCAATCACCAAGGGAGCTCCTTGTCAGGTCTGCTGTACCCACAGCTATGCGGTATCACATACCCGCTCTCCATCCTGCCACAGCACACTGCCTTTGTGCAAACTAGGCAAagctgcccccccttttttttcccgagacagggtttctctgtgtagctttgtgccttttctggatctcactctgtagaccaggctgacctcaaactcacagagatccacctgcctctgcctcccgagtgctgggattaaaggcgagcgccaccaccgcccggctgagctATCCCCTTCTTAagactatgtttttaaaataaaagctggaGCAGCCACAAAGGTGAATTGTGCAACAGCGTACAACTCCCCGAGCTGTTCTTGGGGGCCTGAGTTCTGAGGATGAGACCAGGTGGTACCGGGAGGCAGGCTCACTCTGTTGAGATGTTAAATAAGCCAAAATCCCAAACGGGGTGACTCCAATAACTTGAAAAACAGATATCTGGAAGGATTTCAAGGATTGAGATTGAAGTGGTGACGGGCACATTGCCTTCTGGGtaattctgttttctcctttactCTCTTCTGAGTACTTTGAATTTTCTAGTATGAGCCAGGAATGTTTTATAAAATCTGTCTCCCTACTCCACCCCACCCTGACACACTCCCTGGgttgaaaggaaaggagaaagcaggTAAAGGCCACTGGAATTACTCCAAAAGGCTGGTGGCAGCTGACACTTTGGCAGATGACAGATGGGCTCTTGGCTTCTTTTGATGCCCGTACCCGCACCCTCCACCCCCCTACCTTGGCGTGGGAAGGCAACCCCTGTCCAGGGGTCATGCCACATACCTAGCGCAGCAAATGTGTCCCTCAGGTCATTCTTGTCAATAAAGCCATCCCTGTTCTGGTCCATGATTGTGAAGGCCTGTGGAGCAGGGAGCACTCAGCTGAGGGGGccggggaggggtgggggtggggaagtgaAGGAGGGGTTTCTGGGAACTTCAGGGTCCACAGCACAGAGGGGACTGAAGGATTAGAAACAGCCTGAGTTGAGTTAACTACAGTCTCCCTGTTAGGCCTCCAGCTTAGAGAATCAAAGACATGGCCCCATAAAACCCTGTCCcgaagccaggcggtggttgcacatgcctttaatcccagcactcgggaggcagatgcaggtgggtctctctgagttcaaggccagcatggtctacagagcgagttccaggacagccagggctacagagagaaacctcaTCTTGAAAACAGAAACCCTGTCCAGAACATTCTGAGGCAGGAATGAGATATTGAGGATCACATGATGGAATATGGTTTAGCCCTGAAAAGGAACAGAGGTTCGATCCTTGTCAGAGCCAGGATGGACCCTCAAGGCAGGATTTCACCAAGGGAGCAAGTCCACTAAAATGGAACATGGGCCACTGGCTGCCAGGGTGCTCTGGGAGGGAACGGACCACAAGTTTACTTTTGGGGGGGGTGACAGGGGTGTCCTGAGGTTTCTCAGTGACCTGCAGGAGATggtgcttctgccttctgagttatCAGGTACCACCTTAGAACATGTCTAAAAGTGCTtctgtgacacccccccccaaaacacacacaccaagggcCAGGTGGGAGGAGCGAGGACCACGTGGCACTGCCAGACACGGCTCTGAGCCTGTCCATCTTGGCCATGGCCAGTGGCTTCCCTTTACCACTTCTGTTAGGATCAGAGGTGCAGACAGCAAGGCACAGGCCCACCGATGAGAGCAGAAGGCATCACACAGAACCGCACTCAATTGTCCCAGGCAGCCCCACCCGTCCCGCTTTGGCGGATGGAACAGGACGTTCTCCACGGTTAACATGCAGGGACAAGACAGTGGTGGACGCGGACGGATGGCCCTGCTGCCCAGCCCAGCACACCAGGAACCAGGCAGGAGAGAATCGGGAAGGACCAGGGGCTGGACGTGGCCCTCCTACCACCCTGCtgcatctctctcctcctctttgtcgCTCACTTTTTGCCCCTCACCCACGCAAAGCACAGGAGTGACTGAGGATGTTAGGACACAGGTGGGGATCTACCTTGAGCAGGGATGGCcagggcagtggggggggggggatgcccAGCACCTACTCTGTTCTGTGCCTTTCTGGAAAATCCCCTGCATGTCAGGGAGGGGGGTGCCCTTTGTTTTTGATAATCCACAGAAGTTACTAAGACCAAGTCTTTGTCCAGGGGTTCGTGTCTGGATGAGCCTGGGCATGTGGGCACGCAGGTCGTTTCCCGGGCTCGGTGTCCTTCCATCTGGGGAGGGGGGCTGCCACACCCACCTCCTTGAACTCCTGGATCTGGGTCTGCTCAAACATGGAGAAGACATTGGAGCTGCCGCCCTCTACCCTCTTCTTGGCTTTCTTCGGTGCCTGGGGAGGAAGCACCCATTAGACACCGCTGAGCCCTGGGCCAGGCCCAGTCACCTGGTGAGTGGGTCTCCTTTGCCCAGGCAACGTGAGAGAGAAAATGAGCCTAAAAGCATTCAAACATTATCTAACGCCCTCCTCTGGTCCACCAAAGAGACAGGAactggaggcccagagaggttaagtCACTTAGGCCAGGTCACACAGCCACAGAAACTCACACAGTCTGTGCCCCTAGCCACTGTCCGTCTCTGACTAGTGAACAGTTAGGGACCACCTGTTCTGAGAGGCAGCAGACACCTACCCAACACTACAAGGGCGAACCTTTCAACATGGGCAAGTTCAAAAGATAGAACCAGAAAACCCTTTCCTGGCTCCctgaatggaaaacaaaaacaagaaaacccaaacccaaatcaaaccaaaccagaaaTCTCCCCCTCTTGTATTGGATTTTTGCAAGTCCCCTGCAAGCTCTTTGTGGCTCCCTGGGGACACTGAGTGGAGTCCCCGTGCATGGCTGGCGCAGGGTGCTCATCCATCCAGGGCTGGGGGTCTTGTGAGAGCCTCCCTCCTCTTCCAGTGGGGTCCTTGGCTTGGGGGAAGGGTGCCTTTTGGCTGCTCACCCTGCATCTTCCCTCAAGGGTCCACTGGCCACTCACCATGGTGTCTGGAGCTGGCTGCTGCCTCTGGAGAATTCGAAGAGCCTCCTGGCTCGCCTCTGCGGTGGAACAATAAATACCTCTTCCTTGGGGTTAAAAATAACCCCATGACCACTTTTGGCAGTTGTAGGTGAGGCAGAGGCCACCTaagcccccccaccccatgccgTTCTTCTGAAGTAAGAGCTGCTCCACCGCCTGGGTTGACACGTGAGACCCAAAAATGCCCTCAAGGTTAAAGAGACAGCGGCTGGGGCCTGGCCTGGGAGTGATGCTGTGTGCTCTCCGTCCGCCACACACGTCTGTCTTTGTCTAATGGAAAAGgaacccaggaggaggaggaggaggcgggagCATTCAGCCCTGTATCCAGGCTCCCTGGTACCTCAAGGCCTTTGCACCTGCGCACCTTGGGCAGCCTCTGGTGCGCCCCATCTTTGCTCAAACGTCACCCACCCTCgtcctctgcctcccttctctgcTTTGGGTCCCCACCCGACCCCCAGTGTTCACTCTTCTGAGCAGGCGGTGTGATGGACAGCCAGCTCCCGAGGGTGGGGCCTTCTCACTGGCCTCTCCCGGTCCCGTCTACTTTGGCCAAAATGCTTCTTGGCGGCAGGCACTTGTTGACCGACCGAAAAATGACAAACCACCATACTCACATTCAAGTCTCCAGCCACCCCACGGGAGCGAGGTCACCTTAGCCTTTGGGTGTCCACCTCAGATATGAATAAAATGAGCTCCGAGAGGCAGGCCTGCTGCTGGGGGCAGTGGTGGAGTagcctctgtcccccaagtgcgGGGAGGACCAGAGTGTGTCACTACACcaactccttttctttttgagacccagtctcaggaacctcaggctggccttgaacttggtatgtagccgaggttagccttgaactcaaagactACAAACAGGAAATCCAGGGTTTTTTTCATTTCTTGcactcagactggccttgaactcattacatAGCCGAGGCTAACTTTGGAATcttgatcctcctcctcctcctcttgagtgctgggatgacaaggaTGAGACCGGGCAGCCCAGCCTTCGGGAAGTGACCGTCCGTCATTTCCTTCAGAGGCCGGGATGGTCTCTATCTGTGGGGCACAAGCATGTGGCCACATACTGCTATTAgaaagaagggggctggagagatggctcagcagttaagagcactggctgctcttccagaggacctgagttcgattcccagcacccacatggcagatcacacctgtctgtaacttcaattccagggaatctgacacacacacacacacacacacacacaagaaaagaaagggaagggaagggaaatgacatacacctgttaccccagcacccaggacactgaggcaggaggatcagttcatggtcatccttgactacatagtgagttcaggttcaaggccagcctgggctatatgactGTCAACAAAACAATGCACAACCAATTGAACAAAACCCCACTCCCTTGGCTTCTGGAGACTGTATTAAGGCCAGGAGCTGTGGTGGCTGAGAAAGGAGTTAACTCACAATCATTGTATGAGGGTGGAGGTTGAGGTCAGGCGTGACCCTGAGCCTTGGGCCCACAGAAGTGACCTGTCCCCGTGGGCCACTTTTCCATTGAGTTGTCTGAGGAGCTGGTTTATGTTGCTGTGTGGGAAACATTCTGGTGATCTGGTGAAAGACCCCTGGCCTGAGGGCCTCAGAACCTGAGCCTCCACGGACCTCCAATGGCCTCTGCAGGCGCCTGTTCCTTCTGTTAAACATGGATGTGCTAACTGTCCCTTGGGCTGTTGAACTCAGTGAAGGAGACCAGAGGATTCTGGGATCACGGTAGCTCAGCTGGGACACAGAGCCACATGGGCTGGAGATACAAGGTTTCTGAACTCCCCGATCAGAGGCTGGGTCCTtgagggaggatgctggggaGACCCGGGGTGGGTCCATGCAGGGGACTCAGCTTCCTCCTCACAGTTCATGGTGGAGGCACACAGGGGCTGATACCGCTCTGTCCCTAGGCTCTTAGGTGACACCCACCCTGTGGCCCCACATTCTTGCTGTTTGTGAGATTTCTGCAGCCTAGAAGTTTCCGAGACCCACTGAGCTCAGAGAATCAGGAGCCCCTGAACGGAACTGTCAGAAACTCCAGAACAACCAAGTGCAAAGCGAGGGTATCAATTTCCCACTGCCGTTACAAAAATACAGTGGTAAACCCGGTGGTCTAGCAGCCAAGCTTGCTACCTGGCAGGGTTGGCggtcagaaatagaaatcagacAGAGGGCTGCGTCCTGCTGTGGATGTGGGGACAGTCTCTTCCTCACCCCTTCCAGCTCCCGGCAGCTGCCAGCA of Onychomys torridus chromosome 22, mOncTor1.1, whole genome shotgun sequence contains these proteins:
- the Myl2 gene encoding myosin regulatory light chain 2, ventricular/cardiac muscle isoform isoform X2; translation: MDQNRDGFIDKNDLRDTFAALGRVNVKNEEIDEMIKEAPGPINFTVFLTMFGEKLKGADPEETILNAFKVFDPEGKGSLKADYVREMLTTQAERFSKEEIDQMFAAFPPDVTGNLDYKNLVHIITHGEEKD
- the Myl2 gene encoding myosin regulatory light chain 2, ventricular/cardiac muscle isoform isoform X1, translated to MAPKKAKKRVEGGSSNVFSMFEQTQIQEFKEAFTIMDQNRDGFIDKNDLRDTFAALGRVNVKNEEIDEMIKEAPGPINFTVFLTMFGEKLKGADPEETILNAFKVFDPEGKGSLKADYVREMLTTQAERFSKEEIDQMFAAFPPDVTGNLDYKNLVHIITHGEEKD